ACGCTCGCataacccgagcgcaatcggctcgtttcttctcttctaaggaagTCGCGAACGCTTTCGgttgatcttctatagaggatcgacAGGAAGTACTTGTCGATcgccgacttcgagtctcctctagttctctctctatcgccagcctttgttgctccggggtagcctccttcttatctaaagcagcaagctcgtcgacaactgattgaagggactgttctccttgagttacaagttgcctcgcctcTTGGGTCTCAAAGCTAGGAGAAAAGGGCTGATCGGGAAAATTCGAcagagcaagcaccttgtcccgacaTCGTCGATaatgcataaagggagtaggGAAGTGCTCCAAGAACGTTTTCAGCCGGCGGACTAGGCCTTCAGGAAGTTTCGCaccgacttcctctttgaccgaccactccatcacagATTGGATGTTTTGAATATTCGACGGGTTATCGACGAAAGAGGCTACCCCCGAATGAACAATGTCTagggagcaagatagcatgattcccggtttgctgaaaatctccgaGTCGGGCGAGTTGCTTGATTCGtgcatactcgggtgatctcaagagcgagaagatccagcaagatgagcttgaacatcttcgatgggcgactgaagaagagaagcagcggGAAGATCCCGGATAACGTCCGCAGATGAAGGATCTTTAAGTACCGAGGGATTTTCAGCTGTTAAAGGAGCTTCGACTATCGGGgccgggacaatggcaagggtcggcgaagaaggttccccttgaAGCTCAGTAGGTGAAGGAGCCGCAGGTCCGGACAAACCTTCAGCAATGGTAATGTTGCTGGACCCCCAAATAGTTGGATCAAGATCCGCCAAAGGATCTTCAAGATGAGCGGTTGGAGACGCTTCGACGTGCTGAGGAACTATCGGAGActccaccggagatttgctcttcttcgctaccatctttcgccgtttGAGAGAGGTGAGCGTCTCTTCATCGCCTTCGTCGTCAGAATTATCACCTAACAgcgaaaataaagcaaaaatcactcCGGGCTAGTAATACCGAGAAAGttaggaagaaagaaactcaCTAGAAACGGTCGTCAGACGcttgcgaccaccaatcgagagagctttggttgcaccctttttcccagTTTTCTTCAAGACAGGACCAAAGGGCAGTATCCGGCTACTCCGGAGGATGGATGAGAtagcatcttcgaaagggctttcgaaggcgaaggacgtccaccaggtcgtaaactcggaaGTCACGCCGGGACCCGAACGAAGTGCCGATGGGatgtcccccgaaaaccgccgatgcatcatggtggtaatttcgGCACAACAGGTGAACGGCCCATCaatcttgatgttatagatcttcttgtccatcgatgagaaatccatgagataagggatgggcatAGGCACCGCTTGTCGAAGGCCAAACCGCCTAGCGCGAGATTGGGGGAATATGGTTCAAAGccaggatagaaccttcccttaagACAGAGCTCGATTGGAAGGTCCCGAGGGaagaggacaaaggtccaaaagtcacgatggttgaaccgttttaaggttcgagagttgaaacaaaaatcgaattcacccgagcggtaaggaaagaaatctattcgatcggcCTCATGAGACAgaagttgtcgaagaaagaaccgaaatGGTCGAACATTACCAGGGACCTTCGaggggacagcttggagtagtcgtatgccaagcttcaaGGGGACCATGTTAGGATTGAAagaagggacgctctcaaacatgaaagggaagtagaatgcgACCCGGACTTGGAGAATCCAGAGCGGACCTGATagtacaccatcctcttcggaattcgacattagtcgaGCAACGTAAGAAACACTCCTGTACTGAGACGccagagcaagagggccaagggcaacaagattcccttttgccgGGAGTAAGGCAAGGTCGTAATaatccttggacactttgagcgTTGGGCttaagaatagatatttcgacagccaaaaaagaaggaaggccgTTCGTTCTTCGAGAGAGACATCTCCGGacgttttactatgggcatcgatgaacttcccataagcaagagtatcgtcagaaatggggcaatccttggtttttcctagattcttgaTCGAGGCCCCATAAGgggagagaccagctatggcgaaGGTATCTAAaagggttacggacatgggaccccacgggaagaaaaagcaattgatgGAGGAGGACTagaagcttgtaacggaccccaAAAGACCTTtattcaaatcatgggacaacatgctgacctcaatGGCTGTCCCGATTTGCGCTGTTTCCTAAAGACCAACTGttggaatatcctcttgaagcctttggaaccggGCATAAGCCccgtcatcaaatgacggaaaactcctaaatcatcgagccggcatggaccaaatgtcctttagtgGAGAGGCTTGAATTGGAAGTTGCTCATCGgcccgcattgggaagcaagaccgaagagataatggaatatggtggtgatcatggagaccgGGCCCAAGAATAAGATCGGCGTACTCTCGGTGattgttcaacaacttgagaaaacggtgatcagcatcatcactattgatgatcccatcgaagcgaGCGATGAAccggtgaggaaggaactcaggggtttcggtcgccatgagaGCTTGGAATACTCGGAaaaaaggggtttagggttCAAGGAAAACCGCTGATGaggaaagacgacaattgggagctttttcaagatccttaaaagcaaGACGAAGAAAAGGCCAgtgcacggtacgaagtcgaaaggttgcgttttgggaaaagagatcaaagggaaagcgtaatcatcatttgtacaactggagatcaccaaaccaaaggaagatattttaaaagaggtaaatcttcgatttacatcttttaagggggcatatgttgacacttaaaataatccaagggagactcgtgacaagcacgtgggGAAGCGATAATCGCCTACGGGAAGGGACACCGAAGCAGGGAAcgtatcaatcagaaaggtgccacgtgtcggggtaaattctcgcgccacttccttctagaacaagaaaagcgcgtggagggaggccacgatcgaagcggttggcggtaatccccacgaggtaaaaagaaaaggcgcgaagaccgggaaaccgtcatccacgtggcttatggaaaagagcaaagcgtggggccaaaggaagaaaccgctcggcggttaccaaagagcttgcctataaatacctcgcaatagcaagatacacgtacacacacaacaaatccaaaacacttgcattttcaaactagctcttagctcttaacctttagcctttagcctagcctagttGTAGTTTtcagatccccgtcgtcgattcaattccgacgagtatcatatccagagttaagtgtcgtcgattagattccggcatctactcattaggttcaatgccgttgattaaattccggtgttgcacccttcacccatcttgtccagtgccgtcgattcaattccggtattgtgtcctacaatcccccgtccagtcttgttgattaaattccagcattgtgtcctatatcatctcccgatcccgtcgattcaattccggggtCACGTCGAAAGttgtcacatactgttactattgcatattgggccgtcgaagttgtcgaaagcccgtttgtaacacgcccttttgtgtaaatctactgcatttgacactctctgtccaaaatcgacctagagctccttttcggaaaacgaacggattaagttcgataaaagattctcgcgtaagtaaccctctttgggccaaagtcaatttgggcctagaacccataatcGGCAAAGCCCCGTCGAAAGATTTCAACGCGCAACAATTAGTATTGATGTCAATAACCTAAAGTCAATTATAGTTATATGTTGAACTCCATGGGTAGAGACGCAAATATTATAAGAGATGAAATCTCTGTAATAGAGTAAAATATGATCTCTAAAACGCAATAtttaaattcgaaattttttcaaccaaaatagaatttcgaaattttcaattttctctctctaaaatatgcaaaattttttactttgcGTCTTTTTTTTGCACGTCTTTCTagtaattagaaaaatgatccGGCAGTCACAAGATGACATTGAAACATAGCAGATAAGAAGTGCTATAAAAGCAGGCCTCATGGACGgcttttgataatttgattcTATGCATCTATGATACTAGCGTCCCCACCTCCCAAATCCCTTACCAGCGGACCGCATGCCTATTGGCATGGACATTGAAATACTATCTTGAATGCTGAATTGTGCTGCTGAGCGAGAGAGGTTGCCACACCATCCTAAGTACCCAGCTGACTCATTTGTGCTGTGCTGATGACATCCTTGTTTTGACGGATGGAAGTGTTGAAGCTACGCAGGAAGTTCTGCATATTTTCCGAGCATTTTACGAGATGTCGGGGTCTGAAATTGAATCCTGAGAAAACTGAGTTAGATGCTTCAGGTGCCTCTCTAGCACATTTGGAGAAAATGATTCAAAGTAGTGGGTTTAAGATGGGTTCTCTTCCTGCGAAGTCCTTGGGGCTGCCTCTGATGTCTGGAAGGCTCCTTGAACAAGGTGGGAGCTCTCGAAGGTTGTCTTCTGCTTGTTAGGCCTCTATTGTATAGATTTGTCTAACGTTGGTTTGGTGTTTTAGTCTTGCCAAAGAAGGCGATCAAGGCTATTGAGAGTTGTTGCAGCTCCTTTTAGTTCTGGTTCAGATCTGAGAACTGAGTGTGCAAAAGTGAAGTGGATAGATGTGCGTTTGCCGAAGAAAGAGGACAGGTTGGTCTTAAGACAACGCCGTGACTCGTCAACGCCCGACCGAGACATTATGAAGTTAATATGGCTGCTACCTGTAGAAGCTGCATCCTTGTGCTTATGATTGACTATACTCCCTCTGCTGCTTCTTCCTATATTTTCGAGGAAACTTGTAAAACTCAGAGCCGAATTCAAATCGCTTGTCCAGAAGGTAGTAGGTGACAGGAAGAGCTCTTCCCTCTGGTTTGATCCTTGGCATCCTATGGGGTCATTACTGGAGAGATTCCCCACTACAGTTGTGTGTGATTCGGGTCTTTCCTTGCAAGCCAAGGAGGCCGATGTGATCGAGAATGGTAATTGAAGCTGCCCCTGCTGCAACAACAGAAGATTGCCAAAGTTCATGCCGAATATGGAGTTCATCTGACTTTGCTAAGCTGGGAATTGAAGCTGCACTGGTCCTGCAGAACTTGGATGGGGCTAATCAAATGCTGTTTTAGATTCAAAGTTGATGGTGTGCTATGCCACCTCCGGCTTGGGATGCAGCTGAAGGGACGTCATTTggtgaagaaggagaagaaggtaaGTTTCGAGGGGACACAGGTATCTGAGCTGTAttgcaaaaaaccaaaaactgaACATAACagaactgaaccgaaccgaactggattttcggttcggttcatgTTTGATTCGGGGAGAGATTTGGTTCAGTTCAAGCATACGCCGGTTTGGTTTTACTGAACAGAACCGTTCACGCCCCTAGTTTTTAGTGCTGTTGTTTTTTCCTGGAATTCAGCAACAGTAACTGATGGTAACATAATTgaccattttctcttttctttctccaagTACATTCTCTCCTCATACCGAAAAAAGCACTCCTAAGTGGAATCCTAACATTCCTATCTTATATGACTCTTATTTCTTGGAAGATTTGCTAAAAGAAAGCCACAATACAAGTCGTGGAATCTCTCCTCTTCCCTCTAGAACAACCGTAGAAATCAATAACCCTCTTTCCGGCAAGAATAGGTTCGAGCTGACCTTGTCGGGCCTGAGATACTACTCCATCGATCACAAGTTCCGAGCGCTCAACAGCTTCACATCGTCCAGAACAGGACCACAGAGAGACGAGAAGTCGTCGCTCCTCATGGTGTAAAACGTGCTGTAGAACATGACCCGAGTCCTAACAGACGCGGCCTTGAATCGCAGGATGGCGCGCTTGAACCCTCCCTTGCCCTTCGATACGTATGGGACTTTGACGGTGTCCTTGCCCGCGAACGCCTCGACGATCATGGACCCTTTGCAGGAATTGCTCGCGTCTCCGACGGCGAACGAGAGCACGTACGTCTTTCCGGGGATCGTCCAGGCCACTTGCGCGATGGCGCTCTCTTTTCCCGCCACGAGCTCCACGGCTCTCTTGCCTTCGGGGACCGAGAAATGGTCCGAGTCGATGTACTTGACCGCCTTCAGTGACTCGACCATCCAACCCGGCAAGGGGGAGTGGTCGTCCTCGATGTTTGGAGGGATCAGGACGCCCCACGACGCGTTCGGGAAGACGTAGGGACCTTCCTCGAAATTCCCATTCTTCAACAAGTTCCCTGCATAGTTCATTCACAACACCCAGGTGAACTTGATTAATCAGAGACACATTGAAGTTCCTAATTGATGGTCACAACTGAGCTGTGTAGGAATTTGACTCCTGCACCATGTCAACTGGACCTAAATTTGAGTAATTGCACAGGGCTTATTGATCACAGTGTCTAAATTGCCTCAATCTGGAACTTCAATTTGAGGAGCACCGCAGAAAACGACTCGAAATCGTACGAACAGCGCGCGCGCATACGGGTGGAACCGTAAGCATAGCAAATAAGCATACACAGGTCCTGTTCAATCAAATTACTCTGATAGGCGACGAATTCAGTTGAAATGGGACTTACTATTGCTTGCTCTTGGGGGATACAGAGCCCTAATCGCTACTGAATCGATCAGCGGCCCGCAAGCCGGGTCCTCCTCGACCCCCGGATTGTGGATCACGATCTCGGCGACGTCAAGCTCGGCCTGGAACGCCCAGGCGTACGAGTCCCAGCCGTTGCTGCTGTACAAAGTCTGCATCGGCAGGACGCCCCAGTCCGGGGCCACGGATATGTTGAGCTTCTCCTCCTGAGCGCACGTGCGCGCCGCGCTGAACGTTAGGGAATAGTACATCCCTCTCGCCACCCTCATCCTCTGCTTGATCGAGGCCTCGTTCCCGAGCCGGACCGCAAACGCGCCCTCGGGCACCACCAGGAGCATGTCCCCTTGCTTTTGGCCCGACTTGATGTACTCCACCAAGCCCGAGATCTCCCATTTCGGGATGGCATAGCGGCCGAGCACCGCCGTGCCTCTCATGTCCGAGGCCTTCGGCCCGAGCTCGAAGTTGCCGTTCGGTACTAATCCTGCAACCCCCGAGAGCACAAATGCAAATGTCAAGGCATGAACATTGTGTAACATAAACTTGGCAAGCATAGGTTCCCTTCATCAACGTCCAGGACAATCTTGGCTTCCTAGGCTAGATGCTCATTGGCCATTGATGACCTCGAGCAGAGGGTGAATAATATCGTAAGCTGAAGACTGATGGAGAACAAACTTGGTTAACGAGTGGTTACCGTCGATGAAGGCGGAGGCACGGTGGGCGGCGGTGGCGCAGAGGAGCAGCACCGCCGCTGAGATGGCCGCTCTCACCATCATCACGAGGCTCTGCGCAGcttaaattagaaaatgaagtgaccttttttttttccttcgcaGGGAAAGGAAACGGAGTCGGACAAGAATGGAGCACCGAGGAAAGCGAAGCATCGGCTTATATGCATGTACGAGTGCAGAAGAGGCCTCGGGTTTCGCCGAATTCACGGCATTTGCCACTGAAAAGGCTGCGACTTCACGTGGGTATTTACTACTGGGGAATTGAAATTTATCCGTTCGGTTCAGATTTTAATAATTGCCCAAATCAAAAacaggaaattttttaaataaggtctgaaaatacttttgtttttttaaataagggtcacattatatcttatttcaaataagaacatgaaGTGGCCATGACCTCTTCAAAAAGGGTCTCGATCTAGCCGGTTGAATAAATATTCTAGCGGATCAAAAGCATTTTCATCCAAATATAATCCTAATTGTAAATatcatttaaatattattacaagtaaattaaatttaaaaaaaaaaacaaagaggaaggAATTAGGCGAGCCCTCGCCACTGCCATTCCACCATTGTCGGGAAGGGCTGGCGATATTGGAAGATGGCCGACCAAGGGTTGGCCAAGGTTGTTGGGTCCTTGGCTAGTGGTAGGTGACCCTTACCCAAATTCAAGTGAGGGCTGCAACTAGTATGGGTCGGGTGCGAGTGGCAATCCTCAGCCAAATATGGGCAAGGGCCAATGATCTTTGTTGATCCTTAGTTGGCCATCCTCCACGATTATCGGCCCTACTTGGCAATGGGGTGACAGCGGCAAGTGCTTGAAGGGTCCTTGTGGttttcccttccccttcttttttttttttaaatcttaattttttttgtctatttttcacCTAATTTAAAATAGTACTTATTTTTTCATCTAACGTAagtatttttagtattttcgttcctctcttttttttcttttcgtgtt
This genomic interval from Rhodamnia argentea isolate NSW1041297 chromosome 4, ASM2092103v1, whole genome shotgun sequence contains the following:
- the LOC115753706 gene encoding uncharacterized protein LOC115753706, which produces MMVRAAISAAVLLLCATAAHRASAFIDGLVPNGNFELGPKASDMRGTAVLGRYAIPKWEISGLVEYIKSGQKQGDMLLVVPEGAFAVRLGNEASIKQRMRVARGMYYSLTFSAARTCAQEEKLNISVAPDWGVLPMQTLYSSNGWDSYAWAFQAELDVAEIVIHNPGVEEDPACGPLIDSVAIRALYPPRASNRNLLKNGNFEEGPYVFPNASWGVLIPPNIEDDHSPLPGWMVESLKAVKYIDSDHFSVPEGKRAVELVAGKESAIAQVAWTIPGKTYVLSFAVGDASNSCKGSMIVEAFAGKDTVKVPYVSKGKGGFKRAILRFKAASVRTRVMFYSTFYTMRSDDFSSLCGPVLDDVKLLSARNL